The DNA region CCGCGCGGCCTGCGACGTCGGCATAGCGATCGACCACCTCGTCGACGAACGTCGCCGCCAGATCGGTTCCCAGTCGGGACGTCCAATCGCCGAAGCCCACGGCGCACCATTGCGCGAAGGCGTCGCGCGAGCCGAAATCCCACGACTGGTCGACCACTGCGCTCTCGAGAACGTCCAGCCCCTCAGCGTTCGTGATGGCGGCGAACGACTCCGGCAGCGGATGAACGAAGGGCGCGACGAAGCCGGCGAATCCTTCGGCCCACCGGGCATCCCGGGACACGTCCATCGCGACGTCTTCGACGCTGGGACGCGAGCCGCCGCAGACGAACGTCACCAGAGCCCGGCCGCCGGGGCGCAACGCCGAGGCGATGCACCGATAGGCCCGGTGCTGATCGCGGACCCAGTGCAGCGCATTGAACGATGTCACGACGTCGAACTCGGCGTCGTAGGTCAGCGTGGTCACCTCGCCGAGCTGGAAGGTGGCCGACGTCGCACGGCGTTGGGCGGCCTCGATCATCCGCGGGCTCGGGTCGATGCCCACGATCATGCCGCGGGGGAGTCGGTCGGCGATCTGCGCGGTGACATATCCGTCGCCGCAGCCGATGTCGAGGACGCGCTCGCCGCCGTCGAGTGTGAGCAGTGACAGCGATTCGGCAGCCATCTCCCGCTGCAGTTCGCTCACCACGCCGTACTGAGCGCCATCCCAATCCGCCACACCATCATCTTCACCCGGACGCGGTGAAACCGGAAGGTGCGCGGGGCGCCGCTGATCAACCCGCGCGGTACTCCACGACCGCATCACGGCTCAACAGGTCTTCACCCGCGATGACCACCAACTCGGTCGCAGAAAGCCGGTAGGTGGTGTTGTCGTTGCGCGCCTCGAAGCCCGTCGGTATCACGCGGACATCGTCCAACTGCAGAGATGCCCCGTCTTGCAGTCGCATTCCCGAGTACTCGTAGGCTCCGTCGGCCCCACGGCAGACCACCATCGCCGACCGTTCCGTGCGCGCGATCGCGACGGCCTCCTGGAGAGGGTCGCAGCGCGCGCTGGTGTCGACGAAGCCGCGATCGTCGATGGCGAGCACGGCGGGTTCCGGTTCCGGCTGCGGCTGCGGCGCGACCGTGGTGGTGGGCATCACCGGTGCGGCCACCCACGGGGACGCGGTATTCGGTTGAGCCGGAATGGATTGCATCTGCGCAGGTTCGTCGTCGGGGGAGTTCAGCATGGTGTAGACGAGGGCAAGCGTTGCGATCGACGCCACCACGATGGAGATCGCCGACGCCTTCGCGCTGAGGAGGCCGCGTGACGGAGCGTCGGGAGTGGGAGCGGGCTCGGTCGCTGTGGGCATGCCTGCGCTCCCTTGTTGCGTTCGCCGAAAGAGTTCTCTGTCGAACAGCAAACCACCTGAGCCTCGAGCGCTGCGCCATCTCGGTCGGCGTTTCGCCCACTGAGATGGCGGACGCAGACTCA from Mycobacterium sp. DL includes:
- a CDS encoding class I SAM-dependent methyltransferase; translated protein: MADWDGAQYGVVSELQREMAAESLSLLTLDGGERVLDIGCGDGYVTAQIADRLPRGMIVGIDPSPRMIEAAQRRATSATFQLGEVTTLTYDAEFDVVTSFNALHWVRDQHRAYRCIASALRPGGRALVTFVCGGSRPSVEDVAMDVSRDARWAEGFAGFVAPFVHPLPESFAAITNAEGLDVLESAVVDQSWDFGSRDAFAQWCAVGFGDWTSRLGTDLAATFVDEVVDRYADVAGRAGLLAFYQLRAILRRS